A section of the Streptomyces sp. SCL15-4 genome encodes:
- a CDS encoding XRE family transcriptional regulator: MAETEAALRTLARNVRAARTRAGLSLDELGRRAQVSKGALVALEKAQGNPNFATLVRLADTLGVSVSALLEGRTEGRVRVVAADGLTPLWTGPRGGEARLVLTTPGPAPVEVWRWTLEPGEEYPSHPHQAGVVETVSVTSGRMTLVVDGAEHPVAAGQTAAFDGDTAHTYRGAGTETCHLIMTVHLPPGPGSAS, from the coding sequence ATGGCCGAGACCGAGGCGGCGCTGCGGACACTCGCGCGGAACGTCCGCGCGGCCCGTACCCGTGCGGGCCTGTCGCTGGACGAACTCGGCCGGCGGGCCCAGGTCAGCAAGGGGGCCCTCGTCGCACTGGAGAAGGCCCAGGGCAACCCGAACTTCGCCACCCTGGTCCGGCTGGCCGACACCCTCGGCGTCTCCGTCTCCGCGCTGCTGGAGGGCCGGACCGAAGGGCGCGTACGCGTCGTGGCGGCCGACGGCCTGACCCCGCTGTGGACCGGGCCGCGGGGCGGCGAGGCCCGGCTCGTGCTGACCACGCCCGGGCCGGCCCCGGTCGAGGTCTGGCGCTGGACGCTGGAACCCGGCGAGGAGTACCCGAGCCACCCCCACCAGGCCGGCGTCGTGGAGACCGTCAGTGTCACGTCCGGCCGGATGACGCTGGTCGTCGACGGCGCCGAGCATCCCGTGGCGGCCGGCCAGACCGCCGCCTTCGACGGCGACACCGCTCACACCTACCGCGGCGCGGGCACCGAGACCTGCCACCTGATCATGACCGTGCACCTCCCGCCCGGCCCCGGCTCCGCGAGCTGA
- a CDS encoding FMN-binding negative transcriptional regulator, which translates to MFIQPWDAGLDDAEWQTWIAEGHDFGQLTVNGPPGGPPVVVPTHFAPDGDRLLIHLARPNPVWTAIERDPNVVLTVIGDYAFVPGPWRAEPDTPPTDGVPTSYYAAVRFTCRAHVIDGPEAKADLLRRQLAHFQPDGDHAPVDPGRPPYGRMLPGIRGLRLDVVDVRAKFKYDDHKDVEHRTAVADRLTRRGQALDVPAARQQLRRLDRVGTWTP; encoded by the coding sequence ATGTTCATCCAGCCCTGGGACGCCGGCCTGGACGACGCCGAATGGCAGACCTGGATCGCCGAGGGCCACGACTTCGGCCAGCTCACCGTCAACGGCCCGCCGGGCGGGCCGCCCGTCGTCGTCCCCACGCACTTCGCGCCCGACGGGGACCGCCTGCTGATCCATCTGGCCCGCCCCAACCCGGTCTGGACGGCGATCGAGCGGGACCCGAACGTCGTCCTCACCGTCATAGGCGACTACGCCTTCGTCCCCGGCCCCTGGCGCGCCGAGCCGGACACCCCGCCCACGGACGGCGTCCCCACCAGCTACTACGCGGCCGTCCGGTTCACCTGCCGCGCCCATGTCATCGACGGCCCCGAGGCCAAGGCCGACCTGCTGCGCCGCCAGCTGGCCCACTTCCAGCCCGACGGCGACCACGCTCCCGTCGACCCCGGCCGGCCCCCGTACGGCCGGATGCTTCCCGGCATCCGGGGCCTGCGCCTGGACGTCGTCGACGTACGGGCCAAGTTCAAGTACGACGACCACAAGGACGTCGAGCACCGCACCGCCGTGGCCGACCGCCTCACGCGGCGCGGGCAGGCCCTCGACGTGCCCGCCGCCCGCCAGCAACTGCGCCGACTGGACCGCGTCGGCACCTGGACCCCCTGA
- a CDS encoding B3/4 domain-containing protein: MPAVRISPAVADAFPDTLIALVTATGLRGHEPWPATVTAVEDLERQLAAGTWQPADETDPRIEAWHTAYRSFGTNPRRVRPSVDALGRRMAKKGGLPRINPAVDSYNAVSVRHGLPAGAFDLDHVTGDIDIRPADGGEEFTPLGEPGTVEHPKPGEIVYADTTGVLTRHWNHRDAHRTRVTEDSAHVTFVLETLHATRDGHLLKTAAEELRTLLLPHTGPLTVDYLSPAHPRITLAP, encoded by the coding sequence ATGCCCGCCGTCCGTATCAGCCCCGCCGTCGCCGACGCCTTCCCCGACACGCTCATCGCCCTGGTCACCGCGACCGGCCTGCGCGGCCACGAGCCCTGGCCCGCCACCGTCACCGCTGTTGAGGACCTGGAGAGGCAACTCGCCGCGGGCACCTGGCAGCCGGCCGACGAGACCGACCCGCGCATCGAGGCGTGGCACACCGCCTACCGCTCCTTCGGCACCAATCCCCGCCGCGTCCGGCCCAGCGTGGACGCCCTCGGCCGCCGCATGGCCAAGAAGGGCGGCCTGCCGCGCATCAACCCGGCCGTCGACTCCTACAACGCCGTCTCCGTCCGCCACGGCCTGCCCGCCGGCGCCTTCGACCTCGACCACGTCACCGGCGACATCGACATCCGCCCCGCCGACGGCGGCGAGGAGTTCACCCCGCTCGGCGAACCCGGCACCGTGGAGCACCCCAAGCCCGGCGAGATCGTCTACGCCGACACCACGGGCGTCCTCACCCGCCACTGGAACCACCGCGACGCCCACCGCACCCGCGTCACCGAGGACTCGGCGCACGTCACCTTCGTCCTGGAAACCCTCCACGCCACCCGGGACGGCCACCTCCTCAAGACGGCGGCGGAAGAACTGCGGACCCTGCTCCTCCCCCACACCGGACCCCTCACGGTCGACTACCTGAGCCCCGCACATCCCCGCATCACCCTTGCTCCGTAA
- a CDS encoding PP2C family protein-serine/threonine phosphatase has translation MALERRADRSESFGEALLGEVLDRAHELPPHLIGPLVTTVMTRLGGRRPQVLLQDYGQLLLAPLTGEGLAGGPPQVIDDSAAGRCFLDAVPVELPESDGVRMYLPLLDGGDQVGVMAVTLDGVDDDDRRLLLRISGLVADLLVTKHGYSDLFFGVRRSEPMSVAAEIQWSLLPPLAMIMPRVAVAGILEPAYDVAGDSFDYALNGDILHVVMIDAMGHGLDAATLATVVIGAYRHARRLGVGLSAIYDFMDRAVAKQFGLEHFVTAQMMQLDTITGRMQWVNAGHPPPILVRDHRVVRRLVAPTTLPVGLGGPKPRASSLELVRGDRVLCFTDGLIEEHERGGEEFGEHQLIEHVNRLEGSGRGIRAVTRSLSHTLKRARGGRTTDDATLLMVEWRG, from the coding sequence ATGGCGCTCGAACGGCGTGCCGACCGCTCCGAGAGCTTCGGGGAAGCGCTGCTGGGAGAGGTTCTCGACCGCGCGCACGAGCTTCCTCCCCATCTCATCGGGCCGCTGGTCACCACGGTGATGACGCGACTGGGGGGCCGGCGTCCGCAGGTGCTGCTCCAGGACTACGGCCAGCTGCTCCTCGCCCCCCTGACCGGCGAGGGCCTCGCCGGCGGACCACCGCAGGTGATCGACGACTCCGCGGCAGGCCGCTGCTTTCTCGACGCCGTTCCCGTCGAGCTGCCCGAGAGCGACGGCGTACGGATGTACCTGCCGCTGCTGGACGGCGGCGACCAGGTGGGAGTCATGGCGGTGACGCTGGACGGCGTCGACGACGACGACCGGCGCCTGCTGCTGAGGATCTCCGGCCTGGTGGCCGACCTGCTGGTGACCAAGCACGGCTACTCCGACCTGTTCTTCGGCGTCCGGCGCAGCGAACCCATGAGCGTCGCCGCGGAGATCCAGTGGTCCCTGCTGCCACCGCTGGCGATGATCATGCCCCGGGTCGCCGTGGCCGGGATCCTGGAACCCGCCTATGACGTGGCCGGTGACAGCTTCGACTACGCGCTCAACGGGGACATCCTCCATGTGGTCATGATCGACGCGATGGGGCACGGACTGGACGCGGCCACGCTGGCCACCGTGGTCATCGGCGCCTACCGCCACGCGCGCCGCCTCGGCGTCGGACTATCCGCGATCTACGACTTCATGGACCGTGCCGTGGCGAAGCAGTTCGGCCTCGAACACTTCGTCACCGCGCAGATGATGCAGCTGGACACCATCACCGGACGGATGCAGTGGGTCAACGCCGGGCACCCGCCGCCGATCCTCGTGCGTGACCACCGCGTCGTACGGCGCCTGGTCGCCCCGACGACCCTCCCGGTCGGCCTCGGCGGTCCGAAGCCACGGGCCAGCTCGCTGGAACTGGTGCGCGGGGACCGGGTCCTGTGTTTCACCGACGGGCTGATCGAGGAGCACGAGCGGGGAGGGGAGGAGTTCGGCGAGCATCAGCTGATCGAGCACGTCAACCGGCTGGAGGGAAGCGGCCGCGGGATCCGGGCGGTGACGCGCTCCCTGTCCCACACGCTCAAGCGGGCCCGGGGCGGCCGCACCACGGACGACGCGACACTGCTCATGGTGGAGTGGCGCGGCTGA
- a CDS encoding sporulation protein, which produces MVFKRLLGSLGIGGPSVDTVLDPGPALPGHGLSGQVHLRGGEADFDIDHITLELVARVEAEHDGGESEGVVAFDRFTVGGGFRLAAGELRSIPFGVTLPWETPVTELYGQPLGIVLGVRTELGVAGAKDKGDLDRLTVGPLPVQEAILEALGQLGFGFRSADLEYGHIGGTGQQLPFYQEIELTPAPQYAHQVDEVELTFLASPAGLEVVLEADKRAGLFSSGHDALTRFTVGHHDSRDWNAEVDGWMRQLVEHRAAYGSHAGYGHGDPYAGGHGYHEHRHHEQHRSGPGIGTAVAAGAAGLAVGVVGGMVAAEAVDEIGDFFEDDEGGED; this is translated from the coding sequence ATGGTGTTCAAACGGCTGCTCGGCTCACTCGGCATCGGCGGACCCTCGGTGGACACGGTGCTGGACCCGGGACCCGCCCTGCCGGGCCACGGCCTGAGCGGGCAGGTCCACCTCCGGGGCGGGGAGGCGGACTTCGACATCGACCACATCACGCTCGAACTCGTGGCGCGGGTCGAGGCCGAGCACGACGGCGGCGAGAGCGAGGGTGTCGTCGCCTTCGACCGGTTCACGGTCGGCGGCGGCTTCCGCCTCGCCGCGGGCGAGCTGCGCAGCATCCCGTTCGGCGTGACGCTGCCCTGGGAGACGCCGGTCACCGAGCTGTACGGCCAGCCGCTGGGCATCGTGCTCGGCGTGCGCACCGAACTGGGCGTGGCCGGCGCCAAGGACAAGGGCGACCTCGACCGGCTGACCGTCGGGCCGCTGCCCGTCCAGGAGGCGATCCTGGAGGCCCTCGGACAACTCGGCTTCGGCTTCAGGTCCGCCGACCTGGAGTACGGCCATATCGGCGGTACGGGACAGCAGTTGCCCTTCTACCAGGAGATCGAGCTGACCCCGGCCCCGCAGTACGCGCACCAGGTCGACGAGGTCGAGCTGACCTTCCTCGCCTCCCCGGCCGGCCTGGAGGTCGTCCTGGAGGCCGACAAGCGCGCCGGCCTCTTCTCCTCCGGCCACGACGCGCTGACCCGGTTCACCGTCGGTCACCACGACTCCCGTGACTGGAACGCCGAAGTCGACGGCTGGATGCGCCAGTTGGTCGAGCACCGTGCCGCATACGGCTCCCACGCCGGGTACGGACACGGTGACCCGTACGCCGGCGGCCACGGGTACCACGAGCACCGGCACCACGAGCAGCACCGCTCCGGTCCGGGCATCGGCACGGCGGTCGCCGCCGGTGCGGCAGGGCTGGCGGTCGGTGTGGTGGGCGGCATGGTCGCGGCCGAAGCCGTCGACGAGATCGGCGATTTCTTCGAGGACGACGAGGGCGGCGAGGACTGA
- a CDS encoding TerD family protein, translating into MGVSLSKGGNVSLSKEAPGLTAVLVGLGWDLRTTTGADYDLDASALLLDASGKVLSDRHFVFYNNLTSPDGSVEHTGDNLTGEGEGDDESLKVNLAAVPAEVDRIVFPVSIHDADGRGQSFGQVRNAFIRIVNQAGGAEIARYDLSEDASTETAMVFGELYRHGTEWKFRAVGQGYASGLAGIASDFGVNV; encoded by the coding sequence GTGGGAGTTTCCCTGTCCAAGGGTGGCAACGTCTCGCTCAGCAAGGAGGCGCCGGGCCTGACCGCCGTCCTGGTAGGACTGGGCTGGGACCTGCGGACCACCACCGGAGCCGACTACGACCTCGACGCCTCCGCGCTGCTGCTCGACGCGTCCGGCAAGGTCCTGTCGGACCGGCACTTCGTCTTCTACAACAACCTCACCAGCCCGGACGGGTCGGTCGAGCACACCGGCGACAACCTCACCGGCGAGGGCGAGGGCGACGACGAGTCCCTCAAGGTGAACCTGGCGGCCGTGCCCGCCGAGGTCGACCGGATCGTCTTCCCGGTGTCCATCCACGACGCCGACGGCCGCGGCCAGAGCTTCGGCCAGGTCCGCAACGCCTTCATCCGCATCGTGAACCAGGCCGGCGGCGCGGAGATCGCCCGCTACGACCTCTCCGAGGACGCTTCCACCGAGACGGCCATGGTCTTCGGCGAGCTGTACCGGCACGGCACGGAGTGGAAGTTCCGCGCCGTCGGGCAGGGGTACGCCTCCGGGCTCGCGGGGATCGCGTCCGACTTCGGCGTCAACGTCTGA
- a CDS encoding twin-arginine translocase TatA/TatE family subunit, with the protein MFGLSELAVLLIVVIAVLAAKKLPGLARSAGRSARILKAEARAEREEQPPAGRRVIRGETVPPATTGTDRARPPGDERPH; encoded by the coding sequence ATGTTCGGGCTGAGCGAACTGGCGGTCCTGCTCATCGTCGTCATCGCCGTCCTGGCCGCCAAGAAGCTGCCCGGACTGGCCCGGTCCGCGGGCAGGTCGGCGCGCATCCTCAAGGCGGAGGCCAGGGCGGAACGGGAGGAACAGCCGCCGGCGGGGCGGCGGGTGATCCGAGGAGAGACCGTGCCCCCGGCGACCACCGGCACCGACCGGGCCCGGCCGCCCGGCGACGAAAGGCCGCACTGA
- a CDS encoding AAA family ATPase: MSRINDGAVREVEHERAQVSVIGELFDERLAGARAQLAHVLASPFDGAREAYEREVAAGRLAGEIRRLEGAEDGLVFGRIDRADGTVLRIGRLGLHRDADELPLLVDWRAEAARPFYEATPVHPMGLRRRRHLRLSGRTVVGVSDELLDGSAPTGQDVVGDGPLTAALQERRTGRMGAAVATLQAEQDAIVRSPHRGVTVVQGGPGTGKTVVALHRAAYVLYAFPKAAERGVLVLGPNARFLDYISQVLPSLGENDVVLATCEELAGVVPQAADSFAVARLKGMPALAEGLAAAVRARQAPGGGFDVRVGKEWIRLEDEEVAGARESARAGGLAHNRARRLFKELLVDAVIRELARSGVEALELLDAQVTQLTGLDLDRVAAADLRRLGVADTSAPDAGEFDADTVRADLLDDAPLDRAVEDLWPRLTPGGVVRDLLADADALAAYLPRFTDEERALLWRPPGAPWTDADVPLLDEAASLVDGPPGHVFGHVVVDEAQELTAMQWRMIERRCPGRSMTLVGDFAQAGPATVARDWKEALGPDLGRRFDLRTLTVGYRTTQEILATTEDLLDRIAPGRPAIRSIRRGEVPRTLVAAPESLVTALVDELREQGAAYPGELTGVICADGRMAELAAAGVEEYARLVPASQARGLEFDAAVVVDPDGITAARPGGERDLYVALTRATKRLCTLTVRTTG; encoded by the coding sequence TTGTCGCGGATCAACGACGGTGCCGTGCGCGAGGTGGAGCACGAAAGAGCGCAAGTGTCCGTCATCGGCGAGCTGTTCGACGAACGGCTGGCGGGGGCGCGAGCGCAACTGGCGCACGTGCTCGCGTCGCCGTTCGACGGTGCGCGCGAGGCGTACGAGCGGGAGGTGGCGGCCGGGCGGCTGGCGGGAGAGATCCGCCGGTTGGAGGGGGCCGAGGACGGGTTGGTCTTCGGCCGGATCGACCGGGCGGACGGGACCGTGCTGCGGATCGGACGGCTGGGGCTGCACAGGGACGCGGACGAGCTGCCGCTGCTGGTGGACTGGCGGGCCGAGGCCGCGCGGCCCTTCTACGAGGCGACGCCGGTGCATCCCATGGGACTGCGGCGGCGACGCCACCTGCGTCTGTCGGGCCGCACGGTGGTGGGAGTGAGCGATGAGCTGCTGGACGGCTCCGCGCCCACCGGTCAGGACGTGGTCGGCGACGGCCCGTTGACGGCGGCGCTCCAGGAGCGGCGCACGGGGCGGATGGGTGCCGCGGTCGCCACGCTCCAGGCCGAGCAGGACGCGATCGTCCGGTCGCCGCACCGCGGGGTGACGGTGGTGCAGGGCGGGCCGGGCACCGGGAAGACGGTGGTGGCGCTGCACCGCGCCGCGTACGTGCTGTACGCGTTCCCGAAGGCGGCGGAGCGCGGCGTGCTCGTCCTGGGGCCGAACGCGCGGTTCCTCGACTACATCAGCCAGGTGCTGCCGTCGCTCGGGGAGAACGACGTCGTCCTGGCGACGTGCGAGGAACTGGCCGGCGTGGTGCCGCAGGCCGCGGACTCCTTCGCGGTGGCGCGCCTCAAGGGGATGCCGGCACTGGCCGAGGGGCTGGCCGCCGCGGTCCGCGCACGGCAGGCGCCGGGCGGCGGCTTCGACGTCCGGGTCGGCAAGGAATGGATCCGCCTGGAGGACGAGGAGGTCGCCGGAGCGCGGGAGTCGGCCCGGGCCGGTGGTCTCGCGCACAACCGGGCACGCCGGCTGTTCAAGGAACTGCTGGTCGATGCCGTCATCCGTGAACTGGCCCGCAGTGGTGTCGAGGCGCTCGAACTCCTCGACGCCCAGGTCACGCAGCTGACCGGCCTGGACCTGGACCGGGTGGCCGCGGCGGACCTGCGCCGCCTCGGGGTCGCCGACACGTCCGCCCCGGATGCCGGCGAGTTCGACGCCGACACCGTACGCGCCGACCTCCTGGACGACGCTCCGCTGGACAGGGCCGTCGAGGACCTGTGGCCGCGGCTCACGCCCGGCGGCGTGGTCCGTGACCTGCTGGCGGACGCCGACGCGCTGGCCGCGTACCTGCCGCGGTTCACCGACGAGGAGCGGGCCCTGCTGTGGCGGCCGCCCGGTGCGCCCTGGACGGACGCCGACGTGCCGCTCCTCGACGAGGCGGCGAGCCTGGTCGACGGCCCGCCCGGCCATGTCTTCGGGCATGTCGTCGTGGACGAGGCGCAGGAGCTGACCGCCATGCAGTGGCGGATGATCGAACGCCGTTGCCCGGGCAGGTCGATGACGCTGGTCGGCGACTTCGCCCAGGCGGGACCGGCGACGGTGGCCCGGGACTGGAAGGAGGCGCTCGGCCCGGACCTCGGCCGGCGTTTCGACCTGCGCACCCTGACCGTCGGCTACCGGACCACGCAGGAGATCCTCGCCACCACGGAGGACCTGCTCGACCGGATCGCCCCGGGCCGGCCGGCGATCCGGTCGATCCGGCGCGGCGAGGTGCCCCGCACCCTCGTCGCGGCCCCGGAGTCCCTCGTCACCGCCCTCGTGGACGAGCTGCGCGAGCAAGGCGCCGCGTATCCGGGCGAGTTGACCGGAGTGATCTGCGCCGACGGCAGGATGGCGGAACTGGCGGCCGCGGGGGTCGAGGAGTACGCCCGGCTGGTGCCGGCCTCCCAGGCACGCGGTCTGGAGTTCGACGCCGCGGTCGTGGTCGACCCGGACGGGATCACCGCCGCCCGGCCGGGCGGTGAGCGCGACTTGTACGTGGCTCTGACCCGGGCAACCAAGCGACTGTGCACCCTCACCGTCCGGACCACGGGCTGA
- a CDS encoding lysophospholipid acyltransferase family protein yields MTATACGPRCVGRDDVVRHVGRVRYAWRLTALAAVLLLTPLLGRLAVLCGQRGAHRLLRLWARSLVTAAGISVRVRGSLPRSGPALLVSNHVTFFDGMAITARFPGLLVVTNQSAARNPLSGRLFRGAGLIFVDRDALRATPRMVEEVTGALRGGRVVLVYPRGTFSCRPPGGAFPPAVLQAALDAGAPVRPLLTRCVTRGSGPTARGSYFPDDESLVAMFRRVLRIRDLEIEISVLEAVDPSVCADRRELARLTKARIDEAAGTGPASCGTAGG; encoded by the coding sequence ATGACCGCCACCGCATGCGGCCCGCGTTGCGTCGGCCGGGACGATGTCGTACGGCACGTCGGCCGGGTCCGTTACGCGTGGCGGCTGACCGCTCTGGCCGCCGTCCTCTTGCTGACGCCGCTGCTCGGCCGGCTCGCGGTGCTCTGCGGACAGCGCGGCGCGCATCGGCTGCTACGGCTGTGGGCCCGCTCGCTGGTGACGGCCGCGGGAATCTCCGTCCGGGTCCGGGGCAGCCTGCCCCGGTCGGGTCCGGCGCTGCTGGTGTCGAACCATGTCACCTTTTTCGACGGGATGGCCATCACGGCCCGGTTTCCCGGTCTGCTCGTCGTCACCAACCAGAGCGCGGCCCGCAATCCGCTCAGCGGCCGGCTGTTCCGCGGGGCCGGCCTGATCTTCGTGGACAGGGACGCGCTGCGGGCCACGCCGAGGATGGTCGAGGAGGTGACCGGCGCCCTGCGCGGAGGGCGCGTGGTGCTCGTCTATCCCCGGGGAACGTTCAGTTGCCGGCCGCCCGGCGGCGCGTTCCCGCCGGCGGTTCTGCAGGCCGCGCTCGACGCCGGGGCGCCCGTACGGCCGTTGCTGACGCGCTGTGTCACGCGCGGGAGCGGGCCGACGGCGCGGGGCAGTTACTTTCCCGACGACGAGAGCCTCGTGGCCATGTTCCGTCGCGTGCTGCGGATCAGGGACCTGGAAATCGAGATCAGTGTGCTGGAGGCGGTGGATCCGTCGGTGTGCGCCGACCGGCGTGAACTGGCGAGGCTCACCAAGGCGCGGATCGACGAGGCGGCCGGCACCGGACCGGCGTCGTGTGGCACGGCCGGCGGCTGA
- a CDS encoding UDP-3-O-acyl-N-acetylglucosamine deacetylase: MNRNTLRAPLTLRGLGLHSGEPVTVTMRPGGDGIAFHYRGERVPAVPANVTGTSRCTRLGPVSTVEHLMSALACTQITDLEISVTAPELPGLDGSALPYVQALLATGLRPLAAAPAPRLRHPVRYTQGATYVEARAGTGRWTCVYHLEGHWLGVQSLTVRLPGDHPDHIAPARTLVLAEEIPAARAHRLGRGLGPDSVVVIGAQTYEGPVRFSDEPVRHKMLDLIGDLYLTGIPPAHLDVTAHRSGHQANVRLAQALTDALVRPRRIPSPARRR, from the coding sequence GTGAACCGGAACACCCTGCGCGCACCCCTGACCCTGCGCGGCCTCGGCCTGCACAGCGGAGAGCCCGTCACCGTGACCATGCGCCCCGGCGGCGACGGCATCGCCTTCCACTACCGGGGCGAGCGCGTCCCCGCCGTCCCGGCCAACGTCACCGGTACCAGTCGCTGCACCCGCCTGGGGCCGGTCTCCACCGTCGAGCACCTCATGAGCGCTCTGGCCTGCACACAGATCACCGACCTGGAGATCAGCGTCACCGCTCCCGAACTGCCCGGCCTGGACGGCAGTGCCCTGCCCTACGTCCAGGCCCTGCTGGCCACCGGACTGCGCCCCCTCGCCGCCGCACCCGCCCCGCGGCTACGCCACCCCGTCAGATACACGCAGGGGGCCACCTACGTCGAGGCGCGCGCCGGAACCGGCCGGTGGACGTGCGTCTACCACCTGGAAGGACATTGGCTGGGCGTCCAGTCCCTGACGGTACGACTCCCCGGCGACCATCCCGATCACATCGCGCCCGCCCGCACCCTCGTCCTCGCCGAGGAGATCCCCGCCGCCCGCGCCCACCGGCTGGGCCGCGGCCTCGGCCCCGACAGCGTGGTGGTCATCGGCGCACAGACCTACGAGGGCCCGGTGCGCTTCTCCGACGAACCGGTCCGGCACAAGATGCTCGACCTCATCGGCGACCTGTACCTGACCGGGATTCCTCCGGCCCACCTCGATGTCACGGCGCACCGCAGCGGACACCAGGCCAACGTGCGCCTCGCGCAGGCCCTGACGGACGCGCTCGTCCGGCCCCGCCGCATCCCCTCACCCGCCAGGCGCCGTTGA
- a CDS encoding UDP-3-O-(3-hydroxymyristoyl)glucosamine N-acyltransferase, translated as MTTWTLAELAHRFGGRLTGDPGLRVRPVPAEADDPHGIAFCEAKSYLKRATKVGALLLPPGLASPGKPTIHVDDPRAAFGVLLAELDRPMPLADGVHPTAVVDPRAVVDPSADIGAYAVVEAGAVLGPRVRVLPFCYVGENCRIGADSVLYPHVVLCRDVRLGERCSVHPGAVVGVEGFGFRRGEEGWRRVPHVGEVHVGDDAEIRALASVERATSGVTDIGRGAKIGNLAQVGHNARINEHAMMVPMSGIGGSSVLGRRSVMGGGSLAGDHVDIADDVSLGARACVTRDVRDAGVYRGYPARPLAQQLRVEAVQPRLPDVLRRLERLEHLAAARDAQPHGPSGEPGPSR; from the coding sequence GTGACGACCTGGACACTCGCCGAGCTGGCCCACCGCTTCGGCGGCCGGCTCACCGGCGACCCCGGCCTGCGCGTCCGGCCGGTGCCCGCCGAGGCCGACGACCCCCACGGCATCGCCTTCTGCGAGGCGAAGTCCTACCTGAAGCGGGCCACCAAGGTGGGAGCGCTGCTGCTGCCGCCCGGCTTGGCGAGCCCCGGCAAGCCCACCATCCACGTCGACGATCCGCGCGCGGCCTTCGGCGTACTGCTGGCGGAGCTGGACCGCCCGATGCCGCTGGCCGACGGTGTGCACCCCACCGCCGTGGTCGACCCCCGGGCCGTCGTGGACCCCTCCGCGGACATCGGCGCCTACGCCGTGGTGGAAGCCGGCGCCGTACTCGGCCCGCGCGTCCGCGTGCTGCCCTTCTGCTACGTCGGCGAGAACTGCCGGATCGGCGCCGACAGCGTCCTGTACCCGCACGTCGTGCTGTGCCGTGACGTACGGCTCGGGGAGCGCTGCTCGGTGCATCCGGGCGCCGTCGTCGGCGTGGAGGGGTTCGGCTTCCGCCGCGGTGAGGAGGGATGGCGCCGCGTTCCCCACGTCGGCGAGGTGCACGTCGGCGACGACGCCGAGATCCGCGCCCTGGCCTCGGTCGAGCGTGCCACCAGCGGTGTCACCGACATCGGCCGCGGCGCCAAGATCGGCAACCTCGCTCAGGTGGGACACAACGCCCGCATCAACGAGCACGCGATGATGGTGCCCATGTCCGGCATCGGCGGCAGCTCGGTACTGGGCCGCCGCTCGGTCATGGGCGGAGGAAGCCTGGCGGGCGACCACGTGGACATCGCCGACGACGTGAGCCTGGGCGCCCGGGCCTGTGTCACCCGTGATGTCCGCGACGCCGGCGTCTACCGTGGCTACCCCGCGCGCCCGCTGGCCCAGCAACTGCGCGTCGAGGCCGTCCAGCCCCGGCTGCCCGACGTCCTGCGCCGGCTCGAACGCCTGGAACACCTGGCCGCGGCGCGCGACGCCCAGCCCCACGGACCCTCCGGCGAACCCGGCCCGTCGCGGTGA
- the lpxA gene encoding acyl-ACP--UDP-N-acetylglucosamine O-acyltransferase, which yields MDIHPTAIVSSEAILGASVCVGPYAVVEAGARLGDGVRLQSHAVVHGSASVGPGATIGVHAVVGGDPQDLKFNPWMTTGVEIGAGTAIREGATIHRSTSSTPTRVGRDCLVMGGAHIAHDCRLGDRVTVSQGAALGGHVAVEDEAVIGGAVAVHQFCRIGRLAMIGALTKVTRDVLPFTVLDGSPGVHWQVNMVGLRRRGIPAGEQMALRRVFLALQRGETDLDEGSSELVRHLLAFHTTASQRGIADFARRARLTGRKP from the coding sequence ATGGACATTCACCCTACGGCGATCGTCTCCTCCGAAGCCATATTGGGCGCGTCGGTCTGCGTCGGCCCGTACGCGGTCGTCGAAGCCGGAGCCCGGCTCGGAGACGGCGTCCGCCTCCAGTCCCACGCGGTCGTCCACGGTTCGGCGTCCGTGGGACCGGGAGCCACGATCGGTGTGCACGCCGTGGTGGGAGGCGACCCGCAGGACCTGAAGTTCAACCCCTGGATGACCACCGGTGTCGAGATCGGGGCGGGGACCGCGATCCGCGAGGGCGCGACCATCCACCGCTCGACCAGCTCGACGCCGACCCGCGTGGGGCGCGACTGCCTCGTCATGGGCGGTGCGCACATCGCCCACGACTGCCGGCTCGGGGACCGGGTGACCGTCAGCCAGGGCGCGGCCCTGGGCGGGCACGTCGCGGTGGAGGACGAGGCCGTCATCGGCGGCGCGGTGGCCGTCCACCAGTTCTGCCGTATCGGACGGCTCGCGATGATCGGCGCGCTCACCAAGGTCACCCGGGACGTCCTGCCGTTCACCGTGCTCGACGGATCACCCGGGGTGCACTGGCAGGTCAACATGGTGGGCCTGCGGCGCCGCGGCATCCCCGCCGGCGAGCAGATGGCCCTGCGCAGGGTGTTCCTGGCCCTGCAGCGCGGCGAGACGGACCTCGACGAAGGCTCCAGCGAGCTGGTGCGACATCTCCTCGCCTTTCACACCACGGCATCGCAGCGCGGCATCGCGGATTTCGCCCGCCGTGCCCGGCTCACGGGGAGGAAGCCGTGA